The DNA sequence TCTTGGATACCTCGATTCGCGATCAGTTTGGGTACCAGCACCTCTTGTGGGTGTATTCTGGTCGGCGCGGAATTCATCTATGGATATCGGACAAGGAGGCACTGAGCCTTACGGATGAGCAACGTAGGGCTTTGGTTAATTGGATGATGGCTGTCCAAccaggaaagggaaaggaggtTGGCAAGGTCATTGCACGATCGGGGACGAAGCCACTCCCCCCTTGCTTACAGTACGTGAAAACCTTATACTCGCAGTTGGCTACATACGAACATACGACTATGCCGAATAGGTTTGCATTGTCTGAACTCGCCGAAGTTTTCAGCGACATCATACTCAACGATCAAGATTGTTTTGGATCGGAGGAAGGCTATGACGCCCTTTTGCACTTGATTCCCGATTCCAAGGTAGCCGAGAATCTTCGTGAAAAGTGGTCTACTGGTCCATATCGAACTTCGGAAGATAAATGGTCTGATTTAAAGAACCAAATCAAGAAGTATCCGAAAGGAACATCTCAACGAGTATGTGATCCATCTTTTCGTAGGTAAGATCGCGCTGACATGACAATGAAGCCAATTCTTACCTCTGCAATGGAAGACATCATTCTTTTATATACATATCCTCGCCTTGATGCGGAAGTATCCAAGCATCGAAACCATTTACTGAAAGCGCCATTCTGTGTGCACCCCAAAACTGGACGCGTTTGCGTCCCAGTTGATCCATCACTTATCGACGATTTCGACCCGGAGATGGTCCCCACGGTCGGCCAACTCCTGAGAGAACTGGACGCTGCAGGCAGTCAGAACGAAAACGGAATGGAGCACCATTCAGGTAAAATTCACTTTTTCGCGCCATGAAAAGTCTCGTTAATCGCGTTCTAGATTGGGAAAGCACCTCCTTGAAACCATACGTTGATATTATCACCAAGCACGCACAAAGTCTCATGGAAGACGTTCGGAGGGGAAAGCGTGAAACGGGTTAGCCCTTATACTTTGGTTTATTCCTACGATGTTTCCCTGACTCGTCTTCCACTCTAGACACAACAACATGGTAGCTGCCACGCACACTTTGCATTTTCCACTCTGTGCTCTCCCTATGCTGGTATTTATGGCTTCGTTTCAGGCTCGTTCAGTCAAAATTTGCTTCAAGGACACGCCCGACCTCACCATACTGTACAAGTCACCATAGTCTTGCTGTCATCATGATTGGTGCCTATCAGGTTTTAGGCCAGCATGTTCAGACAGAGCCTTCTGATGGATGTGTGACGCTCAACGTCAAGTTCTTCCCGTGCGACATTGTGCATATGCCTACCAATCCGTTCCGATGTTTTTCTGCCTTACTAAGATCGTTAAACATGCACATCGTATCGGGGTGATATTATCCGATTTTGGTCAGACCTTCATGTCGAAATTGTCAAGTTCAGTCAAGATCCTGCGAACTCCCTACAATATCCAACGTGGTTGCTGGCAACTATCGCTACAGTCTGTTAGGGCCGACGAGCACGAACTTGACATTCCAATCTACAACACAATACGGCGAAACGAGTGTATGAAAGTAAAATAACCTGAAACGAGCATTATTGAAAAGATGAGTGTGGCACAAAGGAAATAAATTAAGAGTTAAATAATCAATCGTCCTCTTCAATTTCTGTTTCTAGCCAGTGTAACAAGACGGCCTTCTGCTCGGCCTCTAAATAGGTGCGGACCCTCTTCCCGACAGCGGTAGAGAGCTCGTCAGCACGCCCAAACCCTGTCAAACAGCCGCTCCTATATTCCCCCTCCGAAACACCAAGAATGCTTGACA is a window from the Marasmius oreades isolate 03SP1 chromosome 6, whole genome shotgun sequence genome containing:
- a CDS encoding uncharacterized protein (BUSCO:EOG09261ZI1), with protein sequence MDDLDASSPEVMRTFYRRLYPFKSIFNWLNHQPVPTRLFTHREFSFTLPQDVYLRYNSFNTVEDLKKQVCLLAPTRFEIGPVYTARPKDKKTVRPGAFKPLQRELVFDIDMTDYDSIRTCCKDAAICKRCWGFIAAAVRVLDTSIRDQFGYQHLLWVYSGRRGIHLWISDKEALSLTDEQRRALVNWMMAVQPGKGKEVGKVIARSGTKPLPPCLQFALSELAEVFSDIILNDQDCFGSEEGYDALLHLIPDSKVAENLREKWSTGPYRTSEDKWSDLKNQIKKYPKGTSQRPILTSAMEDIILLYTYPRLDAEVSKHRNHLLKAPFCVHPKTGRVCVPVDPSLIDDFDPEMVPTVGQLLRELDAAGSQNENGMEHHSDWESTSLKPYVDIITKHAQSLMEDVRRGKRETDTTTW